From the Flavimarina sp. Hel_I_48 genome, one window contains:
- a CDS encoding site-specific integrase, with protein sequence MQTSKTFTIHFWLSMAKAKDDFAPIYARITVDGKRAEISLKRSTSVTYWDTRAKRSALRTSDGKALNVYLDQVYSDLLACHKQLLGESKYVTAQAIKARYLGEDEQHKTLLQLVSYHNKNMVSVLKPGTLKNYFTTERYIVRYLKHKLKTNDVFLKQLSYKFIIDFEQFLRNGKSINRSQPLKNNGVMKHLERLKKMMNLALRLEWVEKDPFVRFSLKFTKHQRAFLSQSELEVLESGQLSKGMHQKTRDVFVFACYTGLSYIDVKLLCDDHIVRGIDGDYWIFTKREKNDEPVKIPLLDKALDILKKYDQGTENKSEKLLPVFSNQKINKYLKEVAAILKINKKLTFHAARHTFATTVTLSNGVPIETVSKLLGHTKLSTTQIYARVIEQKVSSDMRSLRNKLNTTDKAETRVHYQ encoded by the coding sequence ATGCAGACTTCAAAGACTTTTACCATTCATTTTTGGCTGAGTATGGCCAAAGCAAAAGATGATTTTGCGCCCATTTATGCCCGTATCACGGTCGATGGAAAACGTGCCGAAATCAGTTTAAAACGATCTACATCGGTTACCTATTGGGATACCCGTGCCAAGAGGTCAGCTCTTAGGACTTCCGACGGCAAGGCACTAAATGTTTACCTTGACCAAGTGTATTCCGATTTGTTGGCTTGCCACAAACAGCTTCTGGGCGAATCCAAATATGTTACCGCCCAGGCCATCAAAGCCCGTTACCTCGGGGAAGATGAACAGCACAAGACGCTGCTTCAATTGGTGTCCTACCATAACAAGAATATGGTTTCGGTACTCAAGCCCGGCACTTTAAAAAATTATTTCACTACGGAACGCTATATCGTACGGTATCTGAAGCACAAACTAAAGACCAATGACGTTTTCTTGAAACAACTGTCCTATAAATTTATCATTGACTTTGAGCAGTTCCTACGTAACGGAAAGTCGATAAACCGTTCCCAGCCCCTCAAGAACAATGGGGTTATGAAACATTTGGAACGCTTGAAAAAGATGATGAACCTTGCCCTCCGGTTGGAATGGGTAGAGAAAGACCCTTTTGTAAGGTTCTCACTAAAGTTCACAAAACACCAACGGGCATTTTTATCCCAATCGGAACTTGAAGTTCTGGAATCCGGTCAGCTTTCAAAAGGGATGCACCAGAAAACAAGGGACGTTTTTGTTTTTGCCTGTTATACGGGTCTGTCCTATATTGATGTAAAATTACTTTGCGATGACCATATTGTACGAGGCATCGATGGGGATTACTGGATATTCACAAAAAGGGAAAAGAACGATGAACCTGTAAAAATTCCGCTTTTGGATAAAGCCCTTGACATCCTGAAAAAGTATGACCAGGGAACTGAAAACAAAAGCGAAAAATTGCTGCCGGTATTTTCCAATCAGAAAATAAATAAATATTTGAAGGAAGTAGCTGCTATCCTAAAAATCAATAAGAAGCTTACGTTCCACGCAGCAAGGCATACGTTTGCAACTACTGTTACGCTTTCGAATGGTGTGCCCATTGAGACCGTTTCAAAACTACTCGGTCATACGAAGCTTTCCACAACGCAAATCTACGCTAGGGTCATCGAACAAAAAGTGTCATCGGATATGCGTTCGTTGCGCAATAAATTAAACACTACGGACAAGGCCGAAACAAGGGTGCACTATCAATAA
- a CDS encoding IS110 family transposase yields MGVYGIDLSKDKFDLCFLSGDKEKTKIVRNNFKGICNFLKRVPDDSILVAEHTGSYGDLLVHLCYQKGIKIALVSGYNIKHSLGLQRGKSDLKDAFRIRKYGERFFEELQFAEPKGESIKELRELYTLREQLAKSRKSLILGQKSRNPGASQSIAAHQSAGRAIGYLEAEIGEVEEQIEKVVQNDAELKDNYDLITTIKGIGPVIANNLIIKTENFKRISTAKKAAAYAGVCPYPNSSGKMSKGAKTSHMADKKLKSLLFLAAKKSVAHNREHSLYAERKKLQGKPYYLIMNNVSNKILRSVYGVLQSRKPFDINHVCRDPREFKQKQKSNIA; encoded by the coding sequence ATGGGAGTTTATGGGATTGACCTATCAAAGGACAAGTTTGACTTGTGTTTTTTATCCGGGGATAAGGAGAAAACCAAGATCGTACGCAACAACTTCAAGGGTATCTGCAACTTTTTAAAAAGAGTCCCAGATGACAGTATACTGGTTGCAGAGCATACCGGGAGTTATGGTGACCTATTGGTACATCTCTGTTATCAGAAGGGTATCAAAATAGCCCTCGTTTCCGGTTACAACATCAAGCACAGCCTGGGCTTACAGAGAGGCAAAAGTGACTTAAAGGATGCTTTCCGTATCCGAAAATACGGCGAAAGGTTCTTTGAAGAACTCCAATTTGCAGAACCGAAGGGTGAATCCATAAAAGAGCTCAGGGAACTTTATACCCTTCGAGAACAGTTGGCCAAAAGCAGGAAATCACTTATTCTTGGACAAAAATCAAGAAATCCGGGAGCCTCCCAAAGTATTGCCGCCCATCAAAGCGCCGGAAGGGCAATCGGATATTTGGAAGCTGAGATAGGTGAAGTGGAGGAACAGATCGAAAAGGTTGTACAAAACGATGCAGAACTAAAGGATAATTATGACCTGATCACCACCATTAAGGGGATCGGACCCGTAATTGCCAACAACCTTATCATAAAAACAGAGAATTTCAAACGTATTTCCACGGCAAAGAAGGCCGCTGCGTATGCCGGGGTCTGCCCTTACCCAAATTCATCGGGCAAAATGTCAAAGGGTGCGAAAACCAGCCATATGGCCGATAAGAAATTGAAATCACTGCTGTTCCTCGCAGCAAAAAAATCCGTGGCCCACAACAGGGAACACAGCTTGTATGCTGAACGCAAAAAGCTCCAAGGAAAACCTTATTACCTGATAATGAACAATGTGTCAAATAAAATACTTCGGTCGGTATATGGTGTTTTACAAAGCAGAAAACCATTTGACATAAACCATGTATGCCGCGACCCAAGAGAATTCAAACAAAAACAAAAATCAAATATAGCTTGA
- a CDS encoding DUF932 domain-containing protein translates to MYLSNLQQDEIFVPSEMKSLKSLTQMESRRGLENAIISNGKIVNVVSNSYGYVPNELFFKKAEEMLTDAKLNYQKRTINRNDRSFITDFIIDDKSQFSVKNEKDLILPMLRFKNSYDGSEKTSGHFGFYREVCSNGLHVSQAEIEFAIKHSKNNTDLIMPKLNNLFDKFVDNEFYSITKKFDRMREFEIIDTKEFVKVILDRTKLFRYECSDKNNDPSKKSREVLEILDNEALLLDEQPNLWIGYNAFNQMLHNTLKKSFSQQERLDKKLFDAVFEMA, encoded by the coding sequence ATGTATTTATCAAATTTACAGCAGGATGAAATCTTCGTTCCATCAGAAATGAAATCCTTAAAGAGTCTGACCCAGATGGAATCCCGAAGGGGACTTGAAAATGCCATAATTTCGAATGGCAAAATTGTCAACGTGGTATCGAACAGCTACGGCTACGTACCGAACGAACTATTCTTCAAAAAGGCCGAGGAAATGTTGACCGATGCAAAATTGAATTACCAGAAGCGGACGATCAACAGGAATGATAGGTCTTTCATTACCGACTTTATCATCGACGATAAAAGCCAATTTTCGGTAAAGAATGAAAAAGACCTGATACTGCCGATGCTGCGGTTTAAGAATTCCTATGATGGGAGCGAGAAAACTTCAGGACATTTTGGGTTTTATAGGGAGGTCTGCTCCAATGGTCTGCACGTTTCACAGGCTGAAATCGAGTTCGCCATCAAGCATAGTAAGAACAATACCGACCTGATAATGCCAAAGTTGAACAATTTGTTCGATAAGTTCGTGGATAATGAATTTTATAGCATTACCAAGAAGTTCGATAGAATGAGGGAATTTGAAATCATCGACACAAAGGAATTTGTGAAGGTAATTTTGGACAGAACGAAATTGTTCCGGTACGAATGTAGCGATAAGAACAATGATCCTTCAAAGAAATCCCGTGAAGTCCTTGAAATTCTGGATAATGAAGCGTTGTTACTTGATGAACAACCTAATTTGTGGATAGGCTATAATGCTTTTAATCAAATGCTTCACAATACATTGAAGAAAAGCTTTTCACAACAGGAACGCCTGGACAAAAAGCTGTTCGATGCTGTCTTTGAAATGGCTTAA
- a CDS encoding Crp/Fnr family transcriptional regulator produces the protein MIEELQKYYGQLFEPELLVEINQTGTFKEVPEGFTLMEIGQFVKGMPLLLSGVVKVLRIDKDGDELLLYFLERGETCAMTLTCCMGQTKSEIRAIAETDTKIIMVPIQKMEEWTSKYKTWREFVFESYHNRLMEVLDTIDSIAFYNMDERLLKYLRDKVKVTKSNIIQNTHQEIAYELHTSRVVVSRLLKKLEKLGIVELSRNSIKVFPE, from the coding sequence ATGATTGAAGAACTGCAAAAATATTACGGACAACTTTTCGAACCTGAACTGTTGGTCGAAATCAACCAAACGGGAACATTTAAAGAAGTCCCAGAGGGTTTTACACTAATGGAAATTGGCCAATTCGTGAAAGGTATGCCATTACTTTTGTCCGGTGTGGTAAAGGTTTTGCGAATAGATAAAGACGGTGATGAGCTACTGCTCTATTTTCTGGAACGTGGCGAGACCTGTGCGATGACCTTGACCTGTTGTATGGGGCAGACCAAAAGCGAAATTAGGGCTATTGCGGAAACCGATACAAAGATCATTATGGTTCCCATCCAAAAAATGGAAGAATGGACCAGTAAATACAAAACCTGGCGGGAATTTGTTTTCGAAAGCTACCACAACCGCTTGATGGAGGTTTTGGACACGATAGACAGTATTGCCTTTTACAATATGGATGAACGTCTGTTGAAATATTTAAGGGACAAGGTAAAAGTAACCAAGAGCAATATCATTCAAAATACCCATCAGGAAATTGCATATGAACTCCATACCTCACGGGTCGTGGTATCGCGACTCCTTAAAAAACTTGAAAAACTAGGTATTGTTGAACTGAGCCGCAACAGTATAAAGGTCTTTCCCGAATGA
- a CDS encoding sulfite exporter TauE/SafE family protein, whose protein sequence is MDVLQILGYVGALVIGVVLGLIGGGGSILTVPVLVYLLHIDPVTATAYSLFVVGGASLVGTGRNFQKGLVGYKTALTFAIPAVISVFSTRKFIIPAIPDNIVVAGDFTLTKEMGIMVFFALLMLAASISMIRDSKVLLKNRANEKRKIKYPLLLLLGLLTGGITGLVGAGGGFIIIPILVLLAGLSMKRAAGTSLFIIAINSLLGFLGDVGHLDIDWGFLLTFTAMAILGIFIGIWLNRFIDGNKLKKGFGWFALLMGFYIITKELIL, encoded by the coding sequence ATGGATGTTTTGCAAATTTTAGGCTATGTAGGGGCTCTTGTTATCGGTGTTGTCCTTGGTCTCATCGGTGGTGGGGGTTCCATCTTGACCGTTCCCGTTTTGGTCTATCTGCTGCATATCGATCCGGTTACCGCTACGGCATACTCTCTTTTCGTGGTCGGTGGTGCCTCTCTTGTAGGAACTGGAAGGAATTTTCAAAAAGGACTGGTCGGTTACAAAACAGCCTTGACCTTTGCAATTCCTGCGGTGATATCCGTATTTAGTACAAGGAAGTTCATAATTCCTGCAATTCCGGATAATATCGTGGTTGCTGGCGATTTTACCCTGACCAAGGAAATGGGGATAATGGTATTCTTTGCCCTGCTGATGCTGGCGGCATCGATATCAATGATACGGGATTCAAAGGTGTTGCTTAAGAACAGGGCCAACGAAAAGAGAAAAATAAAATATCCCCTGCTATTACTTCTCGGGCTTTTGACAGGCGGGATTACCGGATTGGTAGGTGCGGGAGGTGGTTTCATCATCATTCCCATTTTGGTGCTACTTGCCGGACTATCGATGAAAAGGGCGGCAGGCACCTCCCTTTTTATCATTGCGATAAACTCGTTGCTGGGCTTTCTTGGCGACGTAGGCCATTTGGACATTGATTGGGGATTTTTGTTGACGTTTACCGCAATGGCAATTTTGGGTATTTTTATAGGTATCTGGCTCAATAGGTTCATCGACGGAAATAAATTGAAAAAAGGTTTTGGTTGGTTTGCATTATTAATGGGATTTTACATAATCACCAAAGAGCTGATTCTTTAA
- a CDS encoding sterol desaturase family protein, which yields MDKYLKIIKQSFSGYWNYLVSEISDPAWDNYFYWLLGLSFFVFLLEILIPWRKKQPIFRKGFWLDTFYILFNFFLFSLVGYNALSNVGVELFRDFLGIFNMTNIVAIEVNNLPAWGQLLIMFVMADFVQWNVHRLLHRIPWLWKFHKVHHSVKEMGFAAQFRFHFMETIVYKSIQYIPLAMIGFGIEQFFIVHMFSVFVGHLNHANLDWSYGKFRYLLNNPRMHIWHHAKELPPQHRYGMNFGLTLSIWDYLFGTAYVPRSGKDLEIGFKGDETFPKDFAGQVMFPFKK from the coding sequence ATGGATAAATATTTAAAAATTATAAAACAATCCTTTTCGGGGTATTGGAATTATCTGGTCTCGGAAATTTCAGACCCCGCTTGGGACAACTATTTTTATTGGTTATTGGGCCTGTCATTCTTTGTGTTCTTACTGGAAATTTTAATACCATGGCGAAAGAAACAGCCTATTTTTAGAAAAGGCTTTTGGTTGGATACGTTTTATATCCTATTTAATTTTTTCCTGTTTTCCTTGGTGGGCTATAATGCATTGTCCAATGTGGGAGTTGAACTTTTCAGGGACTTTTTGGGTATTTTCAACATGACCAATATCGTGGCCATCGAGGTAAATAATCTGCCGGCTTGGGGCCAGTTGCTGATAATGTTCGTTATGGCCGATTTCGTACAATGGAACGTCCATAGATTATTGCATAGGATACCTTGGCTGTGGAAATTCCATAAAGTACACCACAGCGTTAAGGAAATGGGGTTTGCCGCACAGTTCCGGTTTCATTTTATGGAGACCATAGTCTACAAATCCATACAATATATTCCCTTGGCAATGATAGGTTTCGGCATAGAACAGTTCTTTATCGTTCATATGTTCTCGGTTTTCGTCGGCCATTTGAACCATGCCAACCTGGACTGGAGCTATGGCAAATTTAGATATCTGCTCAATAACCCGAGAATGCACATTTGGCATCACGCCAAAGAACTCCCCCCACAGCACAGATACGGTATGAATTTCGGACTTACCCTGAGTATATGGGATTATCTTTTTGGCACCGCTTACGTTCCTAGAAGCGGTAAGGATCTGGAAATCGGCTTTAAGGGAGATGAGACTTTCCCTAAGGATTTTGCAGGTCAAGTAATGTTCCCATTCAAAAAATAA
- a CDS encoding MBL fold metallo-hydrolase — protein MKIKQFEYKPLSHYSYALVSNGEMVIIDPERDPMQYYAFANAHNAKIVGVIETHPHADFVSSHLQIHKETGAVIYNSEKLGADYPHQAFDEGDSIKVGKATFKAINTPGHSPDSITIVATEGEETILFTGDTLFIGDVGRPDLRENAGKMKAKRQELAEAMYHTIQNKFTDLPDDAIVYPAHGAGSLCGKSMSEANSSTLGNERMGNWAFKEQGQEQFIDALLDNQSFIPSYFGFNVDVNKIGAENLRPGIAEVPFKMYAAAKGLIVDVREEAQFKNGHLMGSINIQATSEESKFETWLGAIIEPGEKFSLVINAPEDLETVLHRVAKIGYEKQLQSILTLSGDNLVQMKPLDVQDLKKNPGNYTIIDVRNKSEVAEGRFFGNAQSHPLNTLRDTSDEIPTDRPIVVHCAGGYRSAAGSSILAKQLNPVTVYDLGEAVKEFE, from the coding sequence ATGAAAATAAAACAGTTTGAATATAAGCCCCTATCCCATTACTCGTATGCATTGGTCAGCAACGGCGAAATGGTTATTATTGACCCTGAGCGCGACCCGATGCAATATTACGCTTTCGCGAATGCGCATAATGCCAAAATCGTAGGGGTTATTGAAACACATCCTCATGCGGACTTCGTGAGCTCGCATTTGCAGATTCACAAAGAAACCGGAGCGGTTATTTACAATAGCGAAAAATTGGGTGCCGATTATCCGCACCAAGCTTTTGATGAAGGCGATAGCATAAAGGTGGGCAAGGCAACCTTTAAGGCCATCAATACCCCTGGCCATTCACCGGACAGCATTACCATAGTCGCCACAGAAGGCGAGGAAACTATATTGTTTACCGGTGACACCCTGTTCATCGGCGATGTGGGCCGTCCCGATTTGCGTGAAAATGCCGGTAAAATGAAGGCCAAACGCCAAGAACTTGCCGAAGCTATGTACCATACGATCCAAAATAAGTTTACGGACCTGCCGGACGATGCCATTGTCTATCCCGCCCACGGTGCCGGCTCGCTCTGCGGAAAAAGTATGAGCGAAGCCAATAGCAGTACCTTGGGAAATGAGCGTATGGGCAATTGGGCGTTCAAGGAACAGGGCCAAGAACAGTTTATAGATGCGCTGCTCGATAACCAGTCGTTTATTCCCTCCTACTTTGGATTTAATGTGGACGTAAACAAAATTGGAGCGGAAAACCTTCGCCCTGGAATAGCGGAAGTACCCTTTAAGATGTATGCCGCCGCTAAGGGCCTTATTGTTGATGTGAGGGAAGAAGCTCAATTTAAAAATGGACATTTAATGGGAAGTATCAACATTCAGGCAACGTCCGAAGAGTCAAAGTTTGAAACGTGGCTAGGTGCTATTATCGAGCCCGGGGAGAAATTCAGCTTAGTAATCAACGCCCCTGAAGATTTGGAAACGGTTTTACATCGTGTCGCAAAAATTGGCTACGAAAAGCAGCTGCAATCCATACTGACCCTTTCCGGAGACAATCTGGTTCAAATGAAACCCCTAGATGTACAAGATCTCAAAAAAAACCCGGGCAACTATACCATTATAGATGTTCGTAACAAGAGCGAAGTGGCCGAAGGTAGATTCTTTGGGAATGCCCAGTCGCATCCCTTGAATACGTTACGCGATACGAGCGATGAAATACCGACCGACAGACCCATAGTCGTTCATTGTGCGGGCGGGTATCGCAGCGCGGCGGGCAGCAGTATTTTAGCAAAACAGCTTAACCCGGTTACGGTATACGACCTTGGCGAAGCCGTTAAGGAGTTCGAATAA
- a CDS encoding DsrE family protein: MNKFTSLALFFLATSLLTAQEWETPVIEGYGKIKYFKDVAEQPDSTLNYNLIFDVKDAEEKDGVNAGLFKIARTINMLEAAKIAPGNIKIVAALHGEATFIALNEEKYQEKFGKLNPNAELIHRLNEFGVELFVCAQATAARDISAEDLNPDVELALSALSVLSNYQLKGYVFMP; encoded by the coding sequence ATGAATAAATTTACGTCCCTTGCATTATTCTTTTTGGCAACTAGCTTGTTGACCGCCCAAGAATGGGAAACACCCGTTATCGAAGGCTATGGAAAAATTAAGTACTTCAAAGATGTTGCCGAGCAGCCGGATAGTACATTAAACTATAACCTGATATTCGATGTCAAGGATGCAGAGGAGAAGGACGGCGTGAATGCAGGGCTATTTAAAATCGCGCGCACCATTAATATGTTGGAAGCGGCAAAAATTGCACCAGGGAATATTAAAATTGTAGCAGCCTTACATGGAGAGGCCACCTTTATTGCCCTGAACGAAGAAAAATATCAGGAAAAATTTGGAAAACTTAATCCGAACGCAGAATTGATTCACCGTCTCAATGAATTCGGTGTAGAGCTTTTTGTTTGTGCCCAGGCAACCGCTGCAAGGGATATCTCCGCGGAGGACTTAAACCCCGATGTTGAATTGGCGCTTTCCGCACTCAGTGTTCTTTCCAATTATCAACTTAAAGGATATGTCTTTATGCCCTAA
- a CDS encoding class I SAM-dependent methyltransferase, producing MIDFWNKRYIEEAFSYGIFPNVFFKQELDKLMPKSVLLPAEGEGRNAVYALRKGWDVTAFDFSSQAKKKAVRLAKSQRVRINYDVVSVLDFNTDKKFDVLGLCYAHFPASIRARANQHLLQFLKPNGLVIFEAFSKAQSDKSSGGPKSEEMLYSIEEVKEEFKGLAFDVLEETEIVLKEGIYHQGEASVIRFLGSKKLWTKKAYIK from the coding sequence ATGATAGATTTTTGGAACAAAAGATATATTGAGGAAGCTTTTTCTTATGGAATATTTCCGAATGTATTTTTCAAGCAAGAACTCGATAAATTAATGCCCAAATCCGTTTTGCTCCCTGCAGAAGGGGAAGGAAGAAATGCGGTGTATGCGTTAAGAAAAGGATGGGATGTTACAGCCTTTGATTTTAGTTCCCAAGCCAAGAAAAAAGCGGTTAGGCTGGCCAAGAGCCAACGTGTAAGAATAAACTACGATGTGGTAAGCGTTCTGGATTTTAATACGGATAAAAAATTTGATGTCCTGGGATTATGCTATGCCCACTTTCCAGCGTCAATTCGTGCACGGGCAAATCAGCATCTTCTGCAGTTTTTAAAGCCAAATGGTCTAGTGATTTTCGAGGCGTTCTCAAAAGCGCAATCGGATAAATCTTCTGGTGGGCCTAAAAGTGAAGAAATGCTTTATTCTATCGAAGAAGTAAAAGAGGAATTTAAAGGCTTGGCATTCGACGTTCTTGAAGAAACCGAAATTGTTCTAAAAGAAGGGATTTATCATCAGGGGGAGGCCTCTGTCATAAGGTTTTTGGGTTCAAAAAAGCTTTGGACGAAAAAAGCATATATCAAATGA
- a CDS encoding bifunctional metallophosphatase/5'-nucleotidase produces the protein MKNIHIFTFLGIVILAMVSSCNSDKNTAQEQIITILHTNDIHGSYNPFYAFEGNATAQTGDSEDNYMTFPKNGEIGGFARIASAIKSIRSKKDSASVLLLDGGDTFSDDLLSNITKGEVVISLMNELDYDMMVLGNHDFDYGLSRTKELAQMANFPMRAANVIDSTTNGPIFNEAYKIIEKNNVRIGVLPIAYRNTNLTGNPKNMEGIRFEQGLATIKKYLPEIKDKSDIIIVLSHEGMSVDKIIAEEIDGIDLIVGAHSHDFIRPPYKSNGTFVVQAMSDAAILAETELIIKDRKLMDVKTNYHFLYADEWEEDPEILEIVQDYRKVHKEELEEYVAIAETSIGRQYKMESPFDKLVTSILMDEMNADVAFMPGVGYGITLQDKILKEDVFKLIPHNSKIITLNLTGKQLLELLEQTATNLKPKDIMNTVGGLLQSSGITYTLDLSKSPDERIIRAKIDGKDIDLNQTYKVATHSGMLNGIHNYIQFAEGTNIQKTDTNLNDLIVQKLQEMKDIKFPKNMGEVTILGKH, from the coding sequence ATGAAAAACATACATATTTTTACTTTTTTAGGGATTGTTATTTTAGCAATGGTAAGCAGTTGTAATTCAGATAAAAATACTGCACAGGAACAAATAATAACAATTTTGCATACTAACGATATTCACGGTAGCTATAATCCTTTTTATGCTTTTGAAGGGAACGCTACGGCTCAAACCGGCGATTCGGAAGATAATTATATGACCTTTCCTAAAAATGGTGAAATAGGTGGTTTTGCTAGGATTGCCTCTGCCATTAAGAGTATAAGGTCAAAGAAAGATAGCGCTAGTGTTCTTTTACTAGATGGCGGCGATACCTTTAGTGATGACCTGTTAAGTAATATTACCAAAGGGGAAGTTGTAATCAGTCTGATGAACGAACTTGATTATGATATGATGGTACTCGGTAACCATGATTTTGATTATGGGCTCTCCCGCACCAAAGAACTTGCGCAAATGGCAAACTTTCCTATGCGGGCTGCAAATGTCATAGATTCTACAACCAACGGACCTATTTTTAATGAGGCCTATAAAATCATAGAAAAAAATAATGTTCGCATTGGAGTGTTGCCCATTGCCTACCGGAACACAAATTTGACCGGAAATCCAAAGAATATGGAAGGTATTCGTTTTGAGCAGGGGCTAGCGACCATAAAAAAATATCTACCGGAAATAAAAGATAAATCAGACATTATTATAGTTTTATCTCACGAAGGAATGTCAGTTGATAAGATAATTGCCGAGGAAATAGATGGAATAGATTTAATTGTAGGCGCACACAGTCACGACTTTATTCGTCCTCCATACAAATCAAATGGAACTTTCGTGGTACAGGCCATGTCCGATGCAGCTATCCTAGCGGAAACTGAATTGATCATTAAAGATAGAAAGTTAATGGATGTTAAGACAAACTATCATTTTTTGTACGCCGATGAATGGGAAGAGGATCCAGAAATCTTGGAAATAGTTCAAGATTACAGAAAAGTACATAAGGAAGAGTTGGAAGAATATGTGGCCATTGCTGAAACCTCCATTGGTCGTCAGTATAAAATGGAAAGTCCTTTCGATAAATTGGTTACATCAATCTTAATGGATGAAATGAATGCGGATGTTGCATTTATGCCGGGCGTTGGATATGGAATAACCCTTCAAGATAAAATCCTTAAAGAGGATGTATTTAAATTAATCCCTCATAATTCAAAAATTATCACATTGAATTTGACGGGTAAACAGTTGCTAGAATTATTAGAACAGACAGCAACAAATTTAAAACCAAAAGATATTATGAATACCGTGGGTGGTCTGCTTCAATCTTCGGGAATTACCTATACATTAGATTTATCAAAATCGCCGGATGAGAGAATCATTAGGGCAAAAATTGATGGTAAGGACATCGATTTGAATCAAACATATAAAGTGGCTACGCATTCAGGTATGCTAAACGGAATACATAATTATATTCAATTTGCCGAAGGTACAAATATTCAAAAAACCGATACAAACCTAAACGACCTTATCGTGCAAAAACTACAAGAAATGAAAGACATAAAATTTCCTAAAAATATGGGGGAAGTCACTATTTTAGGTAAGCATTAA